ATGACCACCGTTGGCTTTGTTGATCATTTCTTCGCGCAATTCGGGTTGGGCGCCGATATCGTACTCGGTATATGTGACACCTTTGCTATCCAACAGTGCCTTAGCGCGGTGACAGTAAGGACAATAATCCTTTGTATAAATAACAACTTGGCTCATATTTACTCCTATTTACCCGACGCGGTTGGCAGGCCTGCTGTTTGCCAGGCGCCAAAGCCACCCGACAAGACGTACACTTGCTCAAAGCCGGCTTTGTACATATTGCTGGCAATGCCAGATGCGGTCATGCCAGTGTTACACACCAGTATAATGGGCTTAGTTTTGAACTTTTCAAGTCCTGCAAAATCATTTTGTT
The Pseudoalteromonas viridis DNA segment above includes these coding regions:
- the grxC gene encoding glutaredoxin 3 — translated: MSQVVIYTKDYCPYCHRAKALLDSKGVTYTEYDIGAQPELREEMINKANGGHTVPQIFIKEQHIGGCDDMMALEAQGKLDALLK